The Aestuariibius sp. HNIBRBA575 nucleotide sequence AGCTCGCTGAGTATCTCAAAATCGCTGAGAAAACGGCCTATCGGTTCGCATCTGAGGGGAAGGTTCCCGGGTTCAAGGTGGGAAGCGCATGGCGGTTTCGCAAAAGCGAGATCGATCGCTGGATTGCTGAGCAGGA carries:
- a CDS encoding helix-turn-helix domain-containing protein, with amino-acid sequence MPNEDILTVKELAEYLKIAEKTAYRFASEGKVPGFKVGSAWRFRKSEIDRWIAEQEQKQEGEQK